A window from Lactiplantibacillus pentosus encodes these proteins:
- a CDS encoding tRNA1(Val) (adenine(37)-N6)-methyltransferase, translating into MADVTLHADERIDQLYSKQVQIIQSSQVFAFSLDAVLLGDFAQVAKGAKSQIVDLCAGNGAVGLFVSAKTHGHITAVEIQPRLADMAERSVILNDLTAQMTVLNEDLLKITQQLPKDFVDTVLCNPPYFKDQPQSVKNPNPHLAIARHELSANLDQILAVTSDLLKMNGKAYFVHRPERLDELFTLMQAHRLAPKRLRFVHPKADREANMVLIEMIKDGKPNGVRILPPLVVYHADGTYGKEVHTLLYGETKA; encoded by the coding sequence ATGGCAGATGTCACGTTACACGCCGATGAGCGGATTGACCAACTATATAGTAAACAAGTTCAAATTATTCAGAGTTCCCAAGTCTTTGCGTTCTCATTGGACGCGGTCTTATTGGGGGACTTCGCCCAGGTTGCGAAGGGGGCCAAGAGTCAGATCGTCGACCTGTGTGCTGGCAATGGTGCCGTTGGGTTATTTGTCAGTGCCAAGACGCACGGCCACATCACCGCTGTTGAAATCCAGCCGCGCCTTGCGGATATGGCTGAACGGAGCGTTATTTTGAATGATTTGACGGCGCAGATGACGGTACTTAATGAAGACTTATTAAAAATTACCCAGCAACTACCCAAAGATTTCGTGGATACGGTGCTGTGTAATCCACCTTATTTTAAGGACCAGCCACAGAGCGTCAAAAATCCCAATCCGCACCTGGCCATCGCGCGCCATGAACTTTCGGCCAACTTGGATCAGATTTTAGCTGTGACAAGTGATTTACTTAAAATGAATGGCAAAGCCTACTTTGTTCATCGTCCAGAACGTCTAGATGAATTATTCACCTTAATGCAGGCTCACCGTTTAGCACCAAAACGGCTGCGATTCGTGCATCCCAAGGCTGACCGGGAAGCGAACATGGTCCTGATCGAAATGATCAAGGACGGCAAACCAAACGGGGTTCGAATTTTACCGCCGTTAGTCGTTTACCACGCCGATGGCACCTATGGAAAAGAGGTGCACACGTTACTTTATGGCGAAACAAAAGCATAA
- a CDS encoding isoprenyl transferase, translated as MFAFFNKDDPADQTEIQLDPNRIPAHIAIIMDGNGRWAKSRHLPRIAGHKEGMNTVKKITIAASDLGVKVLTLYAFSTENWKRPTDEVNYLMQLPVSFFDTFVPDLVKNNVRVQVMGYIDRLPVATQKAVQDAIADTQQCDGMVLNFALNYGSRAEIVTGVQQIAKRVRDGELDVADIDDATIDAALMTAPLAPYNDPDLLIRTSGEERISNFLMWQIAYSELVFTDVKWPDFTATTLQACIADFQSRDRRFGGLSDHK; from the coding sequence TTGTTCGCTTTTTTTAATAAGGATGATCCTGCCGATCAAACTGAGATTCAACTGGATCCAAACCGCATTCCAGCACACATCGCCATCATTATGGATGGCAACGGCCGCTGGGCAAAGTCACGGCACTTACCGCGAATTGCTGGACACAAAGAAGGCATGAACACGGTCAAAAAAATTACCATCGCAGCCAGTGATTTAGGCGTCAAAGTCTTGACACTGTATGCATTTTCTACTGAAAATTGGAAGCGGCCAACTGACGAGGTCAATTACCTGATGCAGCTGCCCGTGAGTTTCTTTGACACGTTCGTTCCCGATTTAGTCAAGAATAATGTGCGGGTACAGGTGATGGGGTATATCGACCGGTTGCCCGTTGCCACGCAAAAAGCCGTTCAAGATGCGATTGCGGATACGCAGCAGTGTGACGGTATGGTGTTAAACTTTGCCCTTAACTATGGCTCGCGAGCCGAAATCGTGACGGGTGTGCAACAGATTGCCAAGCGGGTGCGTGATGGTGAATTAGATGTCGCTGATATTGATGATGCGACCATCGACGCGGCGTTGATGACGGCACCACTTGCCCCTTATAATGATCCAGATTTGCTGATTCGAACGAGCGGTGAAGAACGAATCTCAAATTTCTTAATGTGGCAGATTGCTTATAGTGAACTGGTCTTCACGGATGTCAAGTGGCCAGACTTCACAGCGACGACCCTGCAAGCTTGTATCGCGGACTTTCAGAGTCGTGATCGGCGCTTCGGCGGGTTGTCTGATCATAAATAA
- a CDS encoding HAD family hydrolase, with the protein MIKAIIFDLDDTLYDQKSPFVAALTKTYQSVLSQDELAKIFNRFHDFNEQTFNQVMDTTMSLEAWQTARIRHALAPIVKHVSTDWAIQFEMAYQQALDHISLFDGLAGTLTKLSHAFKIGIITNGPAPIQHQKLHQLQIEHFVHPDNIFISDELGIAKPDPSIFTTWAHQVGIKANEAVYVGDNAALDMTSAKHAGWQTFWFNYRHNDQVTPSVIPDQIIQSPAELNELLLALVQAASAS; encoded by the coding sequence ATGATAAAAGCCATCATTTTTGATCTTGACGATACGTTATATGATCAAAAATCACCGTTCGTCGCTGCTTTAACCAAAACTTATCAATCGGTTTTAAGTCAGGACGAATTGGCAAAAATATTTAATCGGTTCCACGATTTCAATGAACAAACCTTTAATCAAGTCATGGACACGACGATGAGTCTTGAAGCTTGGCAGACCGCTAGAATTCGCCACGCCTTAGCACCCATCGTCAAACACGTCAGTACCGATTGGGCCATTCAATTTGAAATGGCTTATCAACAGGCGCTCGACCACATCAGTTTGTTCGATGGACTGGCTGGCACGCTGACCAAGCTAAGCCACGCGTTCAAAATCGGCATCATTACGAATGGTCCAGCACCGATCCAACATCAAAAGCTGCACCAACTCCAAATTGAACATTTTGTTCACCCAGACAATATTTTCATTTCTGATGAACTGGGTATTGCTAAGCCGGACCCATCCATCTTCACCACTTGGGCACATCAGGTCGGCATTAAGGCTAATGAAGCCGTCTATGTCGGTGATAATGCGGCGCTAGATATGACCAGCGCCAAACACGCCGGCTGGCAAACTTTTTGGTTTAATTATCGACACAATGACCAAGTCACTCCAAGTGTCATTCCGGACCAAATCATTCAGAGCCCTGCTGAATTAAACGAGCTCCTACTGGCATTGGTTCAGGCAGCCAGTGCGTCGTAA
- a CDS encoding D-2-hydroxyacid dehydrogenase, whose protein sequence is MKIIAYAVRDDERPFFDTWMKENPDVEVKLVPELLTEDNVDLAKGFDGADVYQQKDYTAEVLNKLADEGVKNISLRNVGVDNLDVPTVKARGLNISNVPAYSPNAIAELSVTQLMQLLRQTPMFNKKLAKQDFRWAPDIAKELNTMTVGVIGTGRIGRAAIDIFKGFGAKVIGYDVYRNAELEKEGMYVDTLDELYAQADVITLHVPALKDNYHMLNADAFSKMKDGAYILNFARGTLIDSEDLIKALDSGKVAGAALDTYEYETKIFNKDLEGQTIDDKVFMNLFNRDNVLITPHTAFYTETAVHNMVHVSMNSNKQFIETGKADTQVKFD, encoded by the coding sequence ATGAAAATTATTGCATATGCTGTACGTGATGACGAACGTCCATTCTTCGATACTTGGATGAAAGAAAACCCAGATGTTGAAGTAAAATTAGTTCCAGAATTACTTACTGAAGACAACGTTGACTTAGCTAAAGGTTTCGACGGTGCCGATGTATACCAACAAAAGGACTATACTGCTGAAGTATTAAACAAGTTAGCCGACGAAGGGGTTAAGAACATCTCTCTTCGTAACGTTGGTGTTGATAACTTGGACGTTCCTACTGTTAAAGCACGTGGCTTAAACATTTCTAACGTACCTGCATACTCACCAAATGCGATTGCTGAATTATCAGTAACGCAATTGATGCAATTATTACGTCAAACCCCAATGTTCAACAAGAAGTTAGCTAAGCAAGACTTCCGTTGGGCTCCAGACATCGCTAAAGAATTAAACACGATGACTGTTGGTGTTATTGGTACTGGCCGTATCGGTCGCGCAGCCATTGATATCTTCAAAGGTTTCGGTGCTAAGGTTATCGGTTACGATGTTTACCGGAATGCTGAACTTGAAAAAGAAGGTATGTACGTTGATACTTTGGACGAATTATACGCCCAAGCTGATGTTATCACGTTACACGTTCCTGCATTGAAGGATAACTACCACATGTTAAATGCGGATGCCTTCAGCAAGATGAAAGATGGCGCCTACATCTTAAACTTCGCTCGTGGGACACTCATCGACTCAGAAGACTTGATCAAAGCCTTGGACAGTGGCAAAGTTGCCGGTGCTGCCCTCGATACCTACGAATACGAAACTAAGATCTTCAACAAGGATCTTGAAGGTCAAACGATTGATGACAAGGTCTTCATGAACTTGTTCAACCGTGACAACGTTTTGATTACACCACATACGGCTTTCTACACTGAAACTGCCGTTCACAACATGGTGCACGTTTCAATGAACAGCAACAAGCAATTCATCGAAACTGGTAAAGCTGACACGCAAGTTAAGTTTGACTAA
- the pyrH gene encoding UMP kinase, with amino-acid sequence MSEVKYKRVILKLSGEALAGEKGFGINPPVIKTVAEELKDVYDMGVQIAIVVGGGNMWRGEAGAQMGMERAQADYIGMLATIMNALALQDNLESIGVPTRVQTSIEMRQIAEPYIRRKAMRHLEKRRIVIFAGGTGSPYFSTDTTAALRAAEINADAILMAKNGVDGVYSADPNKDANAVKFDNLTHLDIINKGLQVMDTTASSLSMDNDIPVVVFNLNEPGNIRKVVAGEHIGTTVRGK; translated from the coding sequence ATGTCGGAAGTTAAATATAAGCGCGTGATTCTAAAACTTAGTGGTGAAGCCTTAGCGGGTGAAAAGGGTTTTGGAATCAATCCACCCGTCATTAAAACGGTGGCAGAGGAATTAAAGGACGTCTATGACATGGGCGTACAAATTGCAATCGTTGTCGGCGGTGGCAACATGTGGCGCGGTGAAGCCGGTGCCCAGATGGGAATGGAACGAGCACAAGCCGACTATATTGGCATGCTTGCAACAATCATGAATGCACTCGCGCTTCAAGATAACTTGGAGTCGATTGGTGTTCCGACACGGGTCCAAACGTCGATTGAAATGCGGCAAATCGCGGAACCTTACATTCGGCGTAAGGCAATGCGGCACCTGGAAAAGCGGCGAATCGTTATTTTTGCCGGTGGTACGGGTAGTCCATACTTCTCAACCGATACGACCGCTGCTTTGCGGGCTGCAGAAATCAACGCAGATGCAATTCTGATGGCTAAAAATGGGGTTGATGGTGTTTACTCCGCCGACCCTAATAAGGATGCCAACGCGGTCAAGTTCGATAATTTAACGCATCTTGATATTATCAACAAGGGCCTTCAAGTCATGGATACGACGGCTAGTTCATTGTCGATGGATAATGATATTCCGGTTGTGGTCTTCAACTTGAACGAGCCTGGCAATATTCGGAAAGTCGTTGCCGGTGAACACATCGGTACAACAGTCAGGGGGAAATAA
- the tsf gene encoding translation elongation factor Ts translates to MAKISAAQVKELRDKTGVGMMDAKKALVETEGDMEKAVDVLREKGVAKAEKKSGRVAAEGIAAVAIKDNKAAIVEINCETDSVASTDKFKDLVAEVADKIAEENPASVDDALALKTANGTIKDDVIETTQVTGEKISLRRFQVVEKGADQNFGSYIHNGGQIAALVVLDGADSATAKDVAMHVAAINPEYVNREQVPADRLAHEKEVLVKEALNEGKPEKIVEKMVEGRLNKWLSEISLDDQEFVKDSDQTVAHFVESKGGKVNAFIRFEVGEGIEKKADNFIDEVMSQIKD, encoded by the coding sequence ATGGCAAAGATTTCTGCAGCACAAGTTAAAGAACTTCGTGATAAAACCGGTGTTGGTATGATGGACGCTAAAAAGGCGTTGGTTGAAACTGAAGGCGACATGGAAAAAGCCGTTGACGTTTTACGTGAAAAAGGGGTTGCCAAGGCTGAAAAGAAGAGTGGCCGGGTTGCCGCTGAAGGTATCGCCGCTGTTGCCATCAAAGACAACAAGGCTGCCATTGTTGAAATCAACTGTGAAACTGACTCAGTTGCTTCAACTGACAAGTTCAAGGACTTAGTCGCTGAAGTTGCTGACAAGATCGCAGAAGAAAACCCAGCATCTGTTGACGATGCCTTAGCTTTAAAGACGGCTAACGGTACGATCAAAGATGACGTTATCGAAACGACTCAAGTTACTGGTGAAAAGATCAGCCTTCGCCGTTTCCAAGTGGTTGAAAAGGGTGCCGACCAAAACTTTGGTTCATACATCCACAACGGTGGCCAAATTGCCGCTTTAGTTGTGTTAGACGGTGCGGACAGTGCAACTGCTAAAGATGTTGCCATGCACGTTGCTGCCATCAACCCAGAATACGTTAACCGCGAACAAGTGCCTGCTGACCGGTTAGCACACGAAAAAGAAGTTTTAGTTAAGGAAGCCTTGAACGAAGGTAAACCTGAAAAGATCGTTGAAAAGATGGTTGAAGGCCGTTTGAACAAATGGCTCTCAGAAATCAGCTTAGACGACCAAGAATTCGTTAAGGATTCTGACCAAACGGTTGCACACTTTGTTGAATCAAAGGGTGGCAAGGTTAACGCATTCATTCGCTTCGAAGTTGGCGAAGGAATCGAAAAGAAGGCTGACAACTTTATCGATGAAGTTATGAGCCAAATCAAAGACTAA
- a CDS encoding YneF family protein produces the protein MTVSTGIWILIVVIGVLVGLTGGFFGARHYMQNYLKQNPPISEEMLRSMMMQMGQRPSEKKLHQMLNSMKAASKNDKK, from the coding sequence ATGACTGTGTCTACTGGAATTTGGATTTTAATCGTCGTGATCGGTGTATTGGTCGGTTTAACCGGTGGTTTCTTTGGTGCGCGACACTATATGCAAAACTACTTGAAGCAAAACCCGCCGATTAGCGAAGAAATGCTTCGGAGCATGATGATGCAAATGGGTCAGCGCCCATCCGAAAAGAAGCTTCATCAGATGTTGAACTCGATGAAGGCTGCATCTAAAAACGATAAAAAGTAA
- the rpsB gene encoding 30S ribosomal protein S2 has protein sequence MAVISMKQLLEAGVHFGHQTRRWNPKMKPYIFTERNGIYIIDLQKTVKMIDSAYNFVKDAAADDGVILFVGTKKQAQDSIEEEATRAGQYYVNHRWLGGTLTNWNTIQTRIKRLKDLKKMEADGTFERLPKKEVSLLMKQRAKLEKFLGGIEDMPRIPDVIFIVDPRKEQIAVKEAQKLNIPIVAMVDTNTDPDDIDVIIPSNDDAIRAVRLITSKMADAVIEGRQGEDEDVTEDSFKDDKDAKKSVDSLEDIVEAVEGDNDAKSDK, from the coding sequence ATGGCTGTTATTTCTATGAAACAATTGCTTGAAGCCGGTGTCCATTTCGGTCACCAAACTCGTCGTTGGAACCCAAAGATGAAACCATACATCTTTACGGAACGTAACGGAATCTACATCATTGACTTACAAAAGACGGTCAAGATGATCGACTCAGCTTACAACTTCGTTAAGGACGCTGCCGCTGATGATGGCGTTATCTTGTTTGTTGGGACTAAGAAGCAAGCCCAAGATTCAATCGAAGAAGAAGCAACTCGTGCAGGTCAATACTACGTTAACCATCGTTGGTTAGGTGGGACTTTGACCAACTGGAACACCATCCAAACTCGGATCAAGCGTCTTAAAGACTTGAAGAAGATGGAAGCTGACGGTACTTTCGAACGTTTACCTAAGAAGGAAGTTTCATTATTAATGAAGCAACGGGCTAAGCTCGAAAAATTCTTGGGCGGTATCGAAGACATGCCTCGGATTCCAGACGTTATCTTCATCGTTGACCCTCGCAAGGAACAAATTGCGGTTAAGGAAGCTCAAAAGTTGAACATTCCAATCGTTGCCATGGTTGATACGAACACCGATCCAGATGATATCGATGTTATTATCCCATCAAACGATGACGCTATCCGTGCCGTTCGTTTGATCACTTCTAAGATGGCTGACGCTGTCATTGAAGGTCGTCAAGGTGAAGACGAAGACGTTACTGAAGATTCTTTCAAAGATGACAAGGATGCTAAGAAGTCCGTTGATTCATTGGAAGACATCGTTGAAGCTGTTGAAGGCGACAACGACGCAAAGTCTGACAAATAA
- a CDS encoding lysophospholipid acyltransferase family protein, translating into MFYSFMRGLVRLIITAINGRPRYQGRENLPEGAYILVGPHRTWFDPLYYALAGSPMKFSFMAKEELFKNPVLRFILVHANAFPVNRKHPGPSAIKTPVKFLRSGKLSLIMYPSGTRHSQELKGGATVIAKMAGVPLVPTVYQGPLTFKQLFSRQQVTVRFGEPIYVDRKLKLDDAGQKQIETQMLTAFDDLDRQIDPSFKYVDPASTKK; encoded by the coding sequence ATGTTTTATTCATTCATGCGCGGGCTCGTCCGGCTCATCATCACGGCAATCAATGGTCGCCCCCGTTATCAAGGACGCGAAAACCTTCCCGAAGGCGCTTATATCCTGGTTGGACCGCACCGTACTTGGTTCGATCCGCTGTACTACGCCCTCGCCGGCAGTCCAATGAAATTCAGTTTTATGGCTAAGGAAGAATTATTTAAAAATCCGGTCTTGCGGTTCATCCTGGTTCATGCCAATGCGTTTCCAGTCAACCGGAAACACCCCGGTCCGTCCGCCATCAAGACGCCCGTCAAATTTTTGCGAAGCGGCAAATTATCACTGATTATGTACCCTTCAGGAACGCGCCACTCGCAAGAATTAAAAGGCGGTGCGACCGTGATTGCCAAGATGGCGGGTGTCCCACTCGTTCCAACGGTGTATCAAGGCCCATTGACGTTCAAACAACTGTTTAGTCGCCAGCAAGTCACCGTACGCTTCGGCGAACCAATTTACGTTGACCGCAAGCTCAAACTCGATGATGCCGGTCAAAAACAAATTGAAACACAAATGTTAACGGCGTTTGATGACTTGGATCGGCAAATTGATCCATCCTTCAAATACGTTGATCCTGCTAGTACCAAGAAATAG
- a CDS encoding GIY-YIG nuclease family protein, which translates to MAEQPADTHPADQVTVKQYYFYVLLCADATLYGGFTDNLERRLATHNAGKGAKYTRVKSRRPVKMIYHETFNDKSSALKAEYAFKHQSRAAKLKYLSAHDVKI; encoded by the coding sequence ATGGCCGAACAGCCTGCTGATACACATCCTGCTGACCAAGTGACTGTCAAGCAGTATTACTTTTACGTGCTACTCTGTGCTGACGCGACCCTCTATGGCGGCTTTACAGACAATCTGGAACGGCGGCTAGCAACCCACAATGCCGGGAAGGGTGCCAAGTATACGCGGGTCAAATCACGACGGCCCGTTAAAATGATCTACCATGAAACTTTCAATGATAAATCAAGTGCCTTAAAGGCCGAATATGCCTTCAAACATCAATCGAGAGCTGCCAAGCTAAAATACTTGTCAGCACACGATGTAAAAATTTAG
- the frr gene encoding ribosome recycling factor, whose protein sequence is MAVTEPILKEAQERMKKAEAALQRELGNIRAGRANASLLNRISADYYGAQTPLNQMAAITVPEPRVLMVTPFDKSALKEIEKAILASDLGISPANDGSAIRLVIPQLTEERRKELAKDVKAEGERAKVAVRNVRRDAMEALKKGHKDGQFTDDQLHQLEDQAQKLTDQAGKDVDAIVADKEKEILEG, encoded by the coding sequence ATGGCAGTCACAGAACCAATTTTAAAAGAAGCACAAGAACGGATGAAGAAGGCTGAAGCCGCACTCCAACGCGAATTAGGTAACATTCGTGCCGGACGCGCCAACGCCTCATTGTTGAACCGGATCTCAGCAGATTACTATGGCGCACAAACACCATTGAATCAGATGGCCGCAATCACGGTCCCAGAACCACGGGTCTTAATGGTGACACCGTTTGATAAGAGCGCCCTTAAGGAAATCGAAAAGGCAATTTTGGCTTCAGATTTAGGAATCAGTCCTGCTAATGACGGCTCTGCCATTCGGTTGGTGATTCCACAATTGACGGAAGAACGCCGGAAAGAATTAGCCAAGGATGTCAAGGCTGAAGGTGAACGTGCGAAGGTTGCGGTACGGAACGTTCGGCGTGACGCCATGGAAGCTTTGAAGAAGGGCCACAAGGATGGTCAATTCACTGATGACCAACTTCATCAGTTGGAAGATCAAGCCCAAAAGCTGACCGATCAAGCCGGCAAGGATGTCGACGCGATCGTGGCGGACAAAGAAAAAGAAATTTTGGAAGGCTAA